In a genomic window of Balaenoptera ricei isolate mBalRic1 chromosome 3, mBalRic1.hap2, whole genome shotgun sequence:
- the CCL25 gene encoding C-C motif chemokine 25, whose product MNPWLLVCLVACFVGAWAPTVHAQGAFEDCCLAYHGPARRSMLRYAQSYHRQDVSGSCNLPAVIFFFPHKNKMVCGKPGSRWVQIGMKILDARRKTQLKPHHGTRRNFQVPHSGVRKLSSGTSTLPLSKFSGPTRSSKRKTSLLTTANPAHRKHPGQAHL is encoded by the exons ATGAATCCGTGGCTCCTGGTCTGCCTGGTGGCCTGCTTCGTGGGTGCCTGGGCTCCCACTGTCCACGCTCAAG GTGCTTTTGAGGACTGCTGCCTGGCCTACCACGGCCCAGCAAGACGGTCCATGCTCCGGTACGCCCAGAGTTACCATCGCCAGGACGTGAGCGGGAGCTGCAACCTGCCTGCGGTGAT ATTCTTCTTCCCCCACAAAAACAAGATGGTGTGTGGGAAGCCAGGGAGCAGGTGGGTGCAGATTGGGATGAAGATCCTGGATGCTCGGAGGAAGACCCAGTTAAAGCCCCACCACGGCACCCGGAGAAACTTCCAAG TCCCTCATTCTGGGGTGAGGAAGTTGAGCTCTGGAACCTCCACGCTACCATTGTCGAAGTTTAGTGGTCCCACcagaagcagcaagaggaaaacctCCCTCCTGACAACAGCTAATCCAG ctcacaggaaacatccaggccaggcccacctgtga